A region of the Nitrospirota bacterium genome:
CTTCCTGAGGCGCCTCCTCCGGCACCTCGTGGTGGAGAGGGACGACGTGGTGGTCCTGGACATGGAAGCGGGCATCGAGCATCTGACCCGGGGGACGTCGGAGGCCATGGACGCCTTCATCGTGGTCGTGGAGCCGGGGCACCGGAGCATCCAGACCGCGCTGACGGTGAAGAAGCTGGCCGCGGGCCTGGGCGTGCGAAAAGTCTTCGCCGTGGCCAACAAGGTCCGCTCGGAGGCGGACGTCGCCTATATCAGGGAGCACCTGGGAGGCGTCGAGCTCGTCGGCTCCATCGGCTTCGACCACGCCATCATGGAGTCCGACATGGCGGCCGCCCCGGCCTACGAGGCTGCGCCCGCCCTGGTTGAGGAAGTCAAGGGGATGGTAAAGAGAATTGAAGAGCGCCTTGAACCCGCCGGCTGAGCTGAAGCGCTCCATACGGCGCGAGGCCCTGGAGAGGCGGAAGGCCATCCCCCTTCGGGTTCGCCAGCTCAAGGACTCCCTCATCAAGGAGCGCCTCCTGGCCCTTCCGGCCTTCCGCGGCGCGGAGCGCGTTGCCCTCTACGCGTCCTTCAGGACCGAGGTGGACACCCTGGGCATCATCATGGAAGCACTGGCCGCGGGCAAGGAAGTCCTCCTGCCCCGCGTGGACCTTGTGGAAGGACGGCTTGCCCTGCACCGCATCGAAGGGCTTGAGGACATGGCCCCCGGCTTCAGGGGCATACCCGAGCCGGCGGCCGGGGAGCAGGTGCCCGTCCAGGAGGCGAACCTCCTGGTCGTCCCCGGCGTCGCCTTCGACCCCGAAGGGCGGCGGGTGGGCTACGGCAGCGGTTTTTACGACCGCCTTCTCCCCCGCGTGAAGGGGCTCCGGCCCATCGTGGCCCTGGCCTACGA
Encoded here:
- a CDS encoding carbon monoxide dehydrogenase accessory protein CooC, giving the protein MKIAVTGKGGVGKTTLAATLSHIFAREGKKVLAVDADPDANLASAFGLSEAEIERLRPVAEMVELIEERTGARPGTSGGVFRLNPRVDDIPEEVGYRFDGVTLIITGKSKEAASGCYCPENVFLRRLLRHLVVERDDVVVLDMEAGIEHLTRGTSEAMDAFIVVVEPGHRSIQTALTVKKLAAGLGVRKVFAVANKVRSEADVAYIREHLGGVELVGSIGFDHAIMESDMAAAPAYEAAPALVEEVKGMVKRIEERLEPAG
- a CDS encoding 5-formyltetrahydrofolate cyclo-ligase → MNPPAELKRSIRREALERRKAIPLRVRQLKDSLIKERLLALPAFRGAERVALYASFRTEVDTLGIIMEALAAGKEVLLPRVDLVEGRLALHRIEGLEDMAPGFRGIPEPAAGEQVPVQEANLLVVPGVAFDPEGRRVGYGSGFYDRLLPRVKGLRPIVALAYEEQVFPSLPREEHDISVDVVITDARVIHGHG